GACGAGCGACAGGGCGTTCGAGTTGAAGCTGGCGGGGATGGTTATGCCATAGGCGCCATATCCGTACAGGAGGCAGGGGGCGCTGCCGTCGAGCGGCGTATCGCGGCGATACAGCAGGGAAACCGGCACGAGCTCGCCATCGGGCGCCGGCGCCATGACGCGCCGCGTGACGTATTCGGCGGGGTTGTGGCCGGACGGAACCTCCTGTGTCTTGAGAAGCCGCCTTTGGCGACTTTCCACATCGTACTCGAAGGTTTGCGTCGGCGTCGTCAGCGAGGAGTAGGTGAAGCGGATGATCGTCGTATCGAACTCGTAGGTGCCGGACAGGCCGAGCGCGTAGGCTTCCTCGTCGAAGGCGACGGAGTGCTGCTCGCCGTCCGCCAGCCGGTGCACCACGATGCGGGGCAGGCCATCGCGCCGCTCCAGCCAGACAAGGTGACGCCTGAGCACGAAATGCGACAGGATCAGTCGTCCGGGCTCATGCGGGATGAGATCCGTCCAGGCGTCGCGCCCCGGCGTATCGGCCGGCGCGGTGACGATCTTGAAGTCCTTGGCCCCGCCGGCATTGGTCAGGATGTAGAGGATGCCGCCGCCCTCGTCGACGCTGTACTCCACCCCTGTTTCACGCGGCGCCACGAGGCGGGGTGCGGCTTGCGGATCGCCGGCCGGAACAAGCCAGACCTCCGATGTTTCGTGATCGTGCAGGTCGATCGTCACGAAGGCGCGTGACTGGGTTTCACCCGCATTCATGAAAAAGCCTGCATCCGTCTCTTCGAAGACCAGCCGGTCGGCCTCGGCGGGCGTGCCGAGCCGGTGGTAGAACAGCTTGTCCGGTCGGTGGCTGGCATTCATCCGCGTGTAGAAGAAGCCGTCCGAATCGGCGCTCCACGTCGCATCGCCGCCCGTTTCGCCGATGCGCACGTCATCGTCCGAGCCGGTGGCAAGGTCGCGGACCGCGATCGTGTAGAATTCCGAGCCCTTGTCGTCGTAGCTCCAGGCCAGCCGCGCATGGTCGGGGGCGTGCGTCGCGGTGCCGAGCGAGAAGTAGATGCGCGCACCGGCTTCATGCGGCACGTCCAGCAGCACTTCCTCCGCTCCTCCGTCGCGCGGGGTCCGGATGAAGCGGGGATATTCCGCGCCGGTTTGATAGGAGATGCCGTAGGCGAAGGGCCCGTCCGCCGCCGGAACCGAGGAATCGTCTTCCTTGATGCGCCCGCGCATCTCCGCGATCAAACGCTCGCGCAGGGGCGCGGTCGGGCGAAGCACCTGCTCCTGGTATGCGTTTTCGGCCTCCAGGTAATCGCGGATCGCCGGATCCAGCAGGCTTGTGTCGTGGAACATCTCCTGCCAGTTCCCTGCCCGCAACCAGGCATAGGGGTCGATACGTTCGATGCCGTGGATCGTATGGCTTTCCGGGCGCTCGGGCGCCACGGGCGCGACGGCGCCGGCGGGGATTTTCAGCATGGGACTCTCGTGTGGGGGGCAGGGAAAAGGGTAAACGGGCCGGACGATCCGGCCCGACGATCGGGGTTCACTCGCCTTCCGGCATGAACTCCATGGCATAGCCGTTCATGCAATAGCGCAGGCCGGTCGGCCGGGGGCCATCCTCGAACACATGGCCAAGATGCGCATCGCAATCGCTGCAGCGCACTTCCGTGCGCACCATCCCGTGGGAGCGGTCCACCACTTCCACGACGGCCCCATCCTCGATCGGCTCATAGAAGCTGGGCCAGCCGGTGCCCGACTCGAACTTCGTCTCCGCGTCGAACAACGGCCGGTGGCAGCATACGCAAGCGTAGGTGCCATCTGCCTTCTGGTCCCAGTTCGGGCCGGTGAAGGGCCGTTCGGTGCCATGTCCGCGCGCGACGGCATATTGTTCGGGTGTCAGGATCGCGCGCCATTCCGCGTCCGTCTTGTCGACTTTCAGCTGGCGATGCGTTGCGTTTTCCATCATCTTTCTCCGTGAAAGGCGTCGTCACCGGTCAAGTAGTCCCGCAAGGGCATCCTCACAAGCACGACGCCGCGCGGCCCAGTGGCAATCGCTACCGGGGGCGCCTGCGCGTCTGCATGAAGCCTTCGTGAAAATGACTTGAACGGGTTGAAGAATCGCCGC
This genomic window from Aureimonas sp. OT7 contains:
- a CDS encoding S9 family peptidase produces the protein MLKIPAGAVAPVAPERPESHTIHGIERIDPYAWLRAGNWQEMFHDTSLLDPAIRDYLEAENAYQEQVLRPTAPLRERLIAEMRGRIKEDDSSVPAADGPFAYGISYQTGAEYPRFIRTPRDGGAEEVLLDVPHEAGARIYFSLGTATHAPDHARLAWSYDDKGSEFYTIAVRDLATGSDDDVRIGETGGDATWSADSDGFFYTRMNASHRPDKLFYHRLGTPAEADRLVFEETDAGFFMNAGETQSRAFVTIDLHDHETSEVWLVPAGDPQAAPRLVAPRETGVEYSVDEGGGILYILTNAGGAKDFKIVTAPADTPGRDAWTDLIPHEPGRLILSHFVLRRHLVWLERRDGLPRIVVHRLADGEQHSVAFDEEAYALGLSGTYEFDTTIIRFTYSSLTTPTQTFEYDVESRQRRLLKTQEVPSGHNPAEYVTRRVMAPAPDGELVPVSLLYRRDTPLDGSAPCLLYGYGAYGITIPASFNSNALSLVDRGFVWAIAHIRGGKDKGFAWYEQGRREYKENTFTDFIAAARHLVAEGYTAHERIVAHGGSAGGMLMGAVANIAPEAFGGIVAAVPFVDVLNTMLDDTLPLTPPEWPEWGNPIASQADYVRIAAYSPYDNVAAKDYPPILALAGLTDPRVTYWEPAKWVARLRKLKTGDRPVLLKTNMDAGHAGASGRFARLEETALVYAFALAVTGRDT
- the msrB gene encoding peptide-methionine (R)-S-oxide reductase MsrB, translating into MMENATHRQLKVDKTDAEWRAILTPEQYAVARGHGTERPFTGPNWDQKADGTYACVCCHRPLFDAETKFESGTGWPSFYEPIEDGAVVEVVDRSHGMVRTEVRCSDCDAHLGHVFEDGPRPTGLRYCMNGYAMEFMPEGE